The DNA region TGGAACACCTCGATATCGGCCTTGGCGGCGCGGGCGCCCTGCTCATAGCCACATTCGAACTTGCGGATCAGCGGAATGTCCATGCCGCCGACAAAACCGACCTTGCCGGTCTTCGATGCCATGCCGGCGAGAATGCCGACGAGGTAGGAGCCTTCTTCTTCCTTGTAGACGACGGAGCGGACGTTCGGCTTATCGACGACGGAGTCGACGATGATGAATTTGGTATCCGGGAATTCGGCAGCGACCTTCTCGATTGCCGAAGTCCAGGCGAAGGAAACGGCCACCACCGGATTGAAACCGCGGCTTGCGAAGTTGCGGATGGCCTGTTCGCCCTGCGTGTCGCCCGTCGGCTCGAAGTCGCGATAGGCGATGCCGGTCTCGGCCTTGAACTTCTCGGCGCCGTTATAGGCCGCTTCGTTGAAAGACTTATCGAACTTCCCGCCGGTGCCGTAAACCAGCGCCGGCTTGACATCGGCGGCCAGCGCCGTCGTCGACATGGCAGCCACGGCAAGGAGAGTGAGAAGGGATTTTTTCATTGTGCAGCCCTGTTGTTGCTATTCGTTTGGGGTCCTCCCGCAAGCCCTTTTCGGACATGTCTGCGGAACCACCGACCTCCCCCCGGAGGCCTGGCTGCGCGCATCCTTGCATGGCTCACGGAAAAATTCACCAGAAATTTTTCAGGCGGTAAAGATTTGCAGCGATTGCTGAAAATCAGTTCTTCCCGGCTGATTTTTGGACATTTCCCCATCGATGCTGCAGTTTTTCTAGCCAATCCGCCGGCAGATGCCGAAGCCGCGGAGGGCCATAACCGGCCTTCGCCGCAGCGCACCGGCTCAAACCGATCGGCTACGCGATGAAGCGGCCTGACACTTGCGGTTTCTTGTA from Rhizobium sp. NLR16a includes:
- a CDS encoding BMP family ABC transporter substrate-binding protein, translated to MKKSLLTLLAVAAMSTTALAADVKPALVYGTGGKFDKSFNEAAYNGAEKFKAETGIAYRDFEPTGDTQGEQAIRNFASRGFNPVVAVSFAWTSAIEKVAAEFPDTKFIIVDSVVDKPNVRSVVYKEEEGSYLVGILAGMASKTGKVGFVGGMDIPLIRKFECGYEQGARAAKADIEVFQNMTGTTGAAWNDPVRGGELTKNQIDQGADVIYAAAGATGLGVLQTAADNKKLSIGVDSNQNHLHPGSVLTSMVKRVDLAVYNAYTDTKNDKFTAGVQALGVKEDGVGAAIDDNNKSLITPEMQAAVDKAKADIIAGTVKVHDYTSDNACPK